From the Leptolyngbya sp. O-77 genome, one window contains:
- the ptsP gene encoding phosphoenolpyruvate--protein phosphotransferase — MSYAVAPAETRSMVALVAPLSGQLVPIEQVPDPVFAQKMVGDGVSIDPTSQTLLAPCDGEVIQLHPSNHAVTVKTADGLEVLMHIGLDTVTLRGEGFVPRVQVGDRVQVGDPLINFDADFVATHARSLLTQIVITNSDRVAKFEPRLGSVVAGQDIALDLALGDVSEDGTVIGGVTVASEPIVIPNPTGLHARPSAVLSTLAKKYKSDIRLKYGDKSANTRSVIGLMGMAVGNGATVQLEASGPDAEAAIAELSEALRTGLGEEGAKPIAVAASIEQPEISKPAPRPRSEDPNVVLGVAASPGVAVGYLRRVQQQEIAVSEHGGTPNEERRKLEQAIAKAAQDVEALRAKVHGQGDPKKSAIFAAHQEILGDPELMDTAVSAIDKGKSAAYAWKQTYTSQAEMLSKLDNALLAERANDLRDVGDRVLRILTGVTAEVVTYPEHTVLAAEDLTPSDMATLDPTKIVGFCTVAGGATSHVSILARAMDIPSMAGTEPRVLELPEGTPVILDGSKGRLRLNPSAEEMERTQQRIARVKERRQRELATAFEPAITTDGHRIEVVANISNAEEGAKSVKFGGEGVGLLRSELVFMERDSAPDEDEQTAIYSAAARALDGRPLIIRTLDVGGDKPLPYLPIPHEENPFLGERGIRLGFDRPEILRTQFRAILRASEAGKVRIMFPMIARLEEWHMAKQMLEEERQSLGVAPIEAGIMVEVPSTAVMAEQFAREVDFFSVGTNDLTQYTLAMDRGHPKLAPYADALNPGVLGLIGMAARAANKHGKWCGVCGGVAGDPQAVPILIGLGVKELSVSAPTIPSVKAQIRTLSLADCQRLAEQALAADTAEAVRELVPLAED, encoded by the coding sequence ATGAGCTATGCTGTAGCGCCAGCAGAGACTCGCAGCATGGTGGCGCTGGTTGCCCCATTGTCAGGTCAGTTGGTTCCGATTGAGCAGGTGCCCGATCCGGTATTCGCTCAAAAAATGGTGGGCGATGGCGTGTCGATTGACCCGACTAGTCAGACGTTGCTGGCCCCCTGCGATGGCGAGGTGATTCAGCTTCACCCGTCTAACCACGCGGTGACGGTGAAAACAGCGGACGGACTGGAAGTGTTAATGCACATTGGGTTGGACACGGTGACGCTGCGCGGGGAAGGGTTTGTGCCGCGAGTGCAGGTGGGCGATCGCGTCCAGGTGGGCGACCCGCTGATTAATTTCGACGCGGATTTTGTAGCCACCCACGCCCGCAGCCTGCTGACCCAGATTGTGATCACCAACAGCGATCGCGTGGCCAAGTTTGAGCCGCGTCTGGGTTCAGTGGTTGCCGGGCAAGACATCGCGCTAGATCTGGCGCTGGGCGACGTTTCGGAAGATGGGACGGTCATTGGCGGGGTGACGGTTGCCTCGGAACCGATCGTCATTCCCAACCCGACGGGGCTACACGCCCGCCCCTCTGCGGTGCTGTCTACGCTGGCAAAAAAGTATAAATCCGACATTCGCCTTAAGTATGGCGACAAATCTGCCAACACCCGCAGCGTGATTGGTCTGATGGGCATGGCAGTGGGCAATGGCGCGACAGTGCAACTCGAAGCCAGCGGTCCCGATGCCGAAGCGGCGATCGCCGAACTGAGCGAAGCCCTCCGTACCGGCCTGGGCGAAGAAGGCGCAAAACCCATAGCCGTGGCGGCTAGCATCGAACAACCAGAAATTTCTAAACCTGCACCCCGACCCCGCTCGGAAGATCCGAACGTCGTTCTGGGGGTGGCCGCGTCGCCGGGGGTGGCGGTCGGCTATCTGCGGCGGGTGCAGCAGCAAGAAATCGCTGTTTCGGAGCATGGCGGCACGCCCAACGAGGAACGGCGCAAACTAGAGCAGGCGATCGCCAAAGCCGCCCAGGATGTGGAAGCACTGCGCGCCAAAGTCCACGGCCAGGGCGATCCGAAAAAGTCCGCTATCTTTGCCGCGCATCAGGAAATTCTGGGCGATCCAGAACTGATGGACACGGCAGTCAGCGCCATCGACAAGGGCAAGAGTGCCGCCTATGCCTGGAAGCAGACCTATACCAGCCAAGCCGAAATGCTGTCTAAGCTAGATAACGCACTCCTGGCAGAACGGGCAAATGATCTGCGGGATGTGGGCGATCGCGTCTTGCGAATTCTCACCGGGGTCACTGCCGAAGTTGTCACCTATCCCGAACATACCGTGCTGGCGGCGGAAGACCTCACCCCGTCGGACATGGCCACGCTTGATCCGACGAAAATCGTGGGCTTCTGTACAGTAGCAGGGGGCGCAACGTCCCACGTCTCCATCCTGGCGCGGGCGATGGATATTCCCTCGATGGCAGGCACGGAGCCGCGAGTGTTGGAACTGCCCGAAGGAACCCCCGTTATCCTAGACGGCAGCAAGGGACGGCTGCGGCTGAACCCCTCTGCGGAGGAAATGGAGCGCACTCAGCAGCGCATTGCCCGTGTCAAAGAACGCCGCCAGCGAGAACTGGCAACTGCGTTTGAACCTGCAATCACAACAGACGGACACCGCATTGAGGTCGTGGCCAACATTAGCAATGCCGAAGAGGGCGCAAAATCGGTCAAATTCGGCGGCGAGGGCGTGGGGCTGCTGCGGTCGGAACTGGTGTTTATGGAGCGCGACAGCGCCCCCGACGAAGACGAGCAGACCGCCATCTACAGCGCTGCTGCCAGAGCGCTAGACGGTCGTCCGCTGATTATTCGCACGCTGGATGTAGGTGGCGACAAACCCCTGCCCTACCTGCCCATTCCCCACGAAGAAAACCCCTTCCTGGGCGAACGCGGCATCCGGCTTGGGTTCGATCGCCCAGAAATTCTCCGCACCCAGTTCCGCGCCATCCTCCGCGCCTCCGAGGCAGGCAAGGTTCGCATCATGTTCCCCATGATCGCTCGCCTGGAAGAATGGCACATGGCCAAGCAAATGCTGGAAGAGGAGCGTCAGTCCCTTGGGGTTGCCCCGATTGAAGCTGGAATCATGGTGGAGGTGCCCTCGACAGCAGTCATGGCAGAACAGTTTGCCCGTGAGGTAGACTTCTTCTCCGTTGGCACCAACGACCTGACGCAGTACACCCTGGCGATGGATCGCGGCCATCCCAAGCTGGCTCCCTACGCCGACGCGCTGAATCCCGGTGTGTTGGGGCTGATTGGCATGGCGGCTCGCGCTGCGAATAAGCATGGCAAATGGTGTGGCGTGTGTGGCGGCGTGGCAGGCGATCCGCAGGCTGTGCCGATTCTGATTGGTCTGGGCGTGAAGGAACTCAGCGTTAGTGCGCCTACGATTCCCAGTGTCAAAGCTCAAATTCGCACGCTGAGCCTGGCCGATTGCCAGCGCCTCGCAGAACAAGCCCTTGCTGCGGATACGGCCGAAGCCGTGCGTGAACTAGTGCCCCTGGCGGAGGATTAG
- a CDS encoding S-layer homology domain-containing protein, whose translation MLRGKQIAIGLLISTVLPLAACSADFQRRLAPDPALINGAGEEPGLPNPPASPEDTPSPTAPDSPGAIAPPASPSESPAASASPRPATNWRPSPPSAAANSPGSLSTAPLRFTDLAQAPTDLQPYITDLAELGVLQITPAASEFKPGQTITRREFARWLMAANNAIFANQPANKIRPASPSEAPAFQDVPSSDPDFAVIQGLASAGLVPSPLSGNSTIVTFRPDAPLTREDLILWKTPLDLRRSLPNATLEAVQQTWGFQDAASIDPRAQRAVLADFQNADLSNIRRAFGYTTLFQPKKPVTRAEAAAVLWFFGTQGNGLSAREAGQQATEPTSSQVTEQVGGQ comes from the coding sequence GTGCTGAGGGGAAAACAAATCGCCATCGGGCTGCTGATTAGCACGGTGCTGCCGCTGGCGGCTTGCAGCGCCGATTTTCAGCGCCGCCTTGCGCCTGATCCAGCGCTGATCAATGGTGCAGGAGAGGAGCCGGGGCTGCCCAATCCGCCTGCGTCGCCGGAGGACACGCCCTCGCCCACCGCGCCAGACTCTCCGGGGGCGATCGCCCCGCCCGCTTCCCCATCCGAATCGCCCGCCGCCTCTGCGTCGCCTCGCCCCGCCACAAACTGGCGACCCAGCCCGCCTAGCGCAGCGGCCAATAGCCCAGGCTCCCTTAGCACGGCACCGCTGCGCTTCACCGACCTGGCCCAGGCCCCAACCGATTTGCAGCCCTACATCACCGACCTGGCAGAATTGGGCGTTCTTCAGATTACGCCTGCTGCGTCTGAATTCAAGCCAGGTCAAACCATTACCCGCCGCGAGTTTGCCCGCTGGCTGATGGCTGCAAACAACGCAATTTTTGCAAACCAGCCCGCTAACAAAATTCGCCCCGCGTCTCCCTCAGAAGCGCCCGCCTTTCAGGACGTGCCCAGCAGCGATCCAGATTTCGCAGTAATTCAGGGGCTAGCCAGCGCTGGCCTTGTCCCCAGCCCGCTATCGGGCAACAGCACCATCGTCACCTTTCGCCCCGACGCACCCCTCACCCGCGAAGACCTGATCCTCTGGAAAACGCCGCTGGATCTGCGTCGTTCGCTGCCTAACGCCACGCTAGAAGCTGTGCAGCAAACCTGGGGCTTTCAGGACGCTGCCAGCATTGACCCACGGGCCCAGCGGGCGGTGCTGGCCGATTTCCAAAACGCCGATCTGTCGAACATCCGTCGCGCCTTTGGCTATACCACCCTGTTTCAGCCCAAAAAGCCCGTGACGCGGGCAGAAGCGGCGGCTGTCCTCTGGTTCTTTGGTACGCAGGGGAATGGGCTATCGGCCCGGGAAGCCGGACAGCAGGCAACCGAACCCACCAGCAGCCAGGTAACCGAACAAGTTGGGGGGCAGTAA
- a CDS encoding ABC transporter permease, producing MVALSEPLVLQPSALWQSAWRRFRRSWTAMLGLWLLSLLGLAVLVGPWVYPVSATAIDFGQAAAPPSLVHPFGTNDLGQDQLARVLVGGRISLAVGVAAMALSIGLGVGIGAIAGFYGGLIDTLLMRLTDLFLALPQLPLLLLVVYLFRNTARAIAGPEWGIFLLVVCVIGGLNWMSTARLVRAGFLSLRNRDFIAAARAMGARPGHLIWHHLLPNVLSPVIVSATLAIATAILTESTLSFLGLGFPPDVPTWGRMLFDAYNRIETAPHMAVFPGLMIFLTVLSINYIGDGLQDALDPRREV from the coding sequence ATGGTCGCCCTATCGGAACCGCTTGTGTTGCAGCCGTCTGCTCTGTGGCAATCCGCATGGCGGCGATTTCGGCGAAGCTGGACGGCGATGCTAGGGCTTTGGCTACTGAGCCTGTTGGGACTGGCAGTGCTGGTGGGGCCGTGGGTCTACCCTGTCTCGGCAACAGCGATTGACTTTGGGCAGGCGGCGGCTCCGCCCAGCCTGGTTCACCCTTTTGGCACCAATGATCTGGGGCAAGACCAACTGGCGCGGGTGCTGGTGGGTGGCCGCATTTCTCTGGCGGTGGGGGTGGCGGCAATGGCGCTGAGCATTGGGTTGGGGGTAGGCATTGGGGCGATCGCCGGATTTTATGGCGGACTGATCGACACGCTATTAATGCGACTGACTGACCTGTTTCTGGCGCTGCCCCAACTGCCCCTGCTGCTGCTAGTCGTCTACCTGTTTCGCAACACTGCACGGGCGATCGCCGGTCCAGAGTGGGGCATCTTCCTCCTCGTTGTCTGCGTCATTGGCGGGCTGAATTGGATGAGTACGGCGCGGCTGGTGCGGGCCGGGTTCCTCTCCTTGCGAAACCGCGACTTTATCGCCGCAGCGCGGGCAATGGGGGCGCGTCCGGGCCATCTCATCTGGCATCATCTGCTGCCCAATGTGCTGAGTCCAGTGATTGTGTCGGCCACGCTGGCGATCGCCACTGCCATTCTCACGGAATCTACCCTCAGCTTTTTGGGACTCGGCTTTCCGCCCGACGTGCCCACCTGGGGCCGAATGCTGTTCGATGCCTACAACCGCATCGAAACTGCCCCCCACATGGCTGTCTTCCCTGGTCTGATGATTTTCCTCACCGTCCTCAGCATCAACTACATCGGCGACGGTCTACAGGATGCGCTTGATCCGCGCCGAGAAGTCTGA
- a CDS encoding LCP family protein has translation MSPQTQPLPPRKIKLHWLLLGLLGVATVSAGAGALLAMTLASTPLLQSQLSPEESKVFGQGEIATGLNFRLPRLTRPVNILVLGIKVLSSDVDNPPPEVRDLGYHALVNSFEGLSDTMLMLRFSPETGKLVVLSVPRDTRTRVAGLGVTKLNEANAYGGPALAAQSVSNLLGGVPVDRYVRINVQGVEKLIDALGGVTVYVPKDMKYTDHSQHLYIDLKQGEQHLNGEQALQFLRFRYDAYGDIGRVQRQQTLMRALVEQTLSPATLTRIPQILSVIQENVDTNLTVEELVALVGFAAQLKRADLQMLMLPGEFSGAGDYEASYWLPSRSRILEMSSEYFGLHSELGDAVADPYAEPSVDSVSSETDYGIRIAIQDSTGNLAAAEQLLFALRDAGFYNVYIDENWSEPLRETRIIAQSGDLGKAEAVRRSLGLGEVRVEGTGNLQSDVTVQVGTDWRVE, from the coding sequence TTGTCTCCTCAAACCCAACCCCTGCCACCCAGAAAAATCAAACTCCACTGGCTATTGCTGGGGTTGCTGGGTGTGGCAACGGTTTCCGCCGGGGCAGGAGCGCTGCTTGCTATGACGTTGGCCAGCACGCCGCTATTGCAGAGCCAGCTTTCACCAGAAGAGTCCAAAGTCTTCGGCCAGGGAGAGATCGCGACCGGGCTAAACTTTCGTCTGCCCCGGCTGACGCGCCCCGTCAATATCCTAGTGCTGGGAATTAAGGTGCTAAGTTCTGACGTAGACAACCCGCCGCCCGAGGTTCGCGATCTGGGCTATCACGCACTGGTCAACTCCTTCGAGGGGCTATCCGACACCATGCTGATGCTGCGATTCAGCCCCGAAACGGGCAAACTCGTGGTGCTATCGGTGCCGCGAGACACACGCACCCGCGTCGCTGGGCTGGGCGTAACCAAGCTGAACGAAGCCAATGCCTACGGCGGCCCGGCGTTGGCGGCTCAATCGGTTAGCAATCTGCTAGGGGGTGTACCTGTTGATCGGTATGTGCGGATCAATGTGCAGGGGGTCGAAAAGCTGATCGATGCGCTGGGCGGCGTGACGGTCTATGTGCCCAAGGACATGAAATATACCGACCATTCCCAGCATCTTTATATCGACCTGAAGCAGGGCGAACAGCACCTCAATGGCGAACAGGCGCTGCAATTTCTGCGGTTCCGCTACGATGCCTATGGTGATATTGGGCGGGTGCAGCGGCAGCAAACTCTGATGCGGGCGTTGGTCGAGCAGACCCTCAGTCCGGCCACACTTACGCGCATTCCACAAATCCTCTCGGTAATTCAGGAAAATGTTGACACAAACCTGACCGTCGAGGAACTGGTAGCGCTGGTAGGCTTTGCAGCACAGCTCAAGCGGGCTGACTTGCAAATGCTAATGTTGCCGGGAGAGTTTAGCGGGGCTGGAGATTATGAAGCTAGCTACTGGCTGCCGAGCCGTTCCCGCATTCTGGAGATGAGCAGCGAATACTTTGGACTCCATTCGGAGCTAGGCGACGCAGTGGCAGATCCTTACGCTGAGCCGAGCGTTGATTCTGTCTCTTCTGAGACAGATTATGGTATCAGGATTGCGATTCAAGACTCTACGGGGAACTTGGCGGCGGCTGAGCAACTGCTGTTTGCGCTGCGGGATGCTGGATTTTATAACGTTTACATTGACGAAAACTGGAGCGAACCCCTGCGCGAAACCCGCATTATTGCCCAGAGCGGCGACCTTGGGAAGGCTGAGGCGGTGCGGCGATCGCTCGGACTTGGCGAAGTGCGCGTCGAAGGAACTGGCAACCTGCAATCGGACGTGACGGTTCAGGTGGGCACAGATTGGCGAGTGGAGTAG
- a CDS encoding potassium channel protein: protein MGSSPRVDRFLVCGLGSLGQYCVYHLQRFATEGTTVYVTAIDRQRPEEWEVENLTDLLAEDLLIGDCRDEPVLLKAGVQQCRAALIVTSNETVNIEAAIAIRQLNPDVRLVVRSSRQSLNELLKLRLGNFNAYDPMEMPAFAFAMAGLQVGLLGSFNIGDTRLQVVEQTVQPRDPRFDDSRAVAQHKKSYRLLSHRPQAEIPASPNRAFYHWQIDTRIQAGDTIAYIEIADAPDYTQQQAGGDWRSRWRAGLQAVLKEQPMPWFRRVQMWMQANRTRPLVAMGLVTALVLWVLGATMLKMTVPDLSWTKAIASGAVLLLGGYGDVFGGLENDPVPGWVYFVSLLITIISLLFVLGVVGIIADNLLSARFSFLQRRPPMPKQGHVVMVGLGRVGQQVATWLQTFRQPFIVLTDVADNLALFPKIPIIVGNPIQQIHHANIETAKSLVVVTDDQILNLEVALTARELTRQQKQPLQLVIRSYNQRFSTSLATLIPNARVMAVSALAAEAFVGSAFGENILSLFRLNEQTILVTEFLVEAGDTLVGKLLSQVSYGYGVVPIFYERNSERRMLDNSDSLMPSETWMLQAGDRLIVLSTIDGLRRIERGQMRAPRPWRLSMGKPLNQGNLSEIGITLHRISGLNLKTANAFARNLPGTIYVQLYDYPAHHLLTELRKLAPDVTLVPIEEAEKEAEKK, encoded by the coding sequence ATGGGTTCCTCGCCGCGAGTAGACCGCTTTTTGGTCTGTGGGCTGGGTAGCCTGGGACAATATTGCGTCTATCACTTGCAGCGGTTTGCGACAGAGGGAACGACGGTCTACGTTACAGCAATCGACCGACAGCGCCCTGAGGAATGGGAAGTCGAAAATCTGACTGATTTGCTGGCGGAGGATTTGCTGATCGGGGACTGCCGGGATGAACCCGTGCTGCTCAAGGCAGGCGTGCAGCAGTGCCGGGCGGCGCTGATTGTTACGAGCAATGAAACGGTGAATATTGAAGCGGCGATCGCCATTCGTCAACTCAACCCAGACGTGCGGCTGGTGGTTCGCTCGTCTCGCCAAAGCCTCAACGAACTGCTCAAGCTGCGGCTCGGCAACTTCAACGCCTACGACCCGATGGAGATGCCTGCCTTTGCTTTTGCGATGGCGGGGCTACAGGTGGGTCTATTGGGCAGCTTCAACATTGGGGACACGCGCTTGCAGGTGGTGGAACAAACCGTGCAGCCCCGCGATCCCCGGTTTGACGATTCGCGTGCGGTGGCTCAGCACAAAAAATCCTACCGACTGCTTAGCCACCGTCCCCAGGCAGAAATCCCCGCCTCGCCAAACCGGGCGTTTTATCACTGGCAGATAGACACCCGCATTCAGGCGGGCGATACCATTGCCTACATAGAAATCGCAGACGCGCCAGATTATACCCAGCAGCAGGCAGGCGGTGACTGGCGATCGCGCTGGCGGGCTGGGCTGCAAGCCGTGCTAAAAGAGCAACCCATGCCGTGGTTTCGGCGAGTGCAGATGTGGATGCAGGCTAATCGAACCCGTCCGCTGGTTGCAATGGGTCTGGTCACAGCGCTGGTGCTGTGGGTGCTGGGGGCAACCATGCTCAAGATGACCGTGCCAGACTTGTCGTGGACAAAGGCGATCGCCTCCGGTGCAGTGCTGCTGTTAGGGGGCTATGGCGATGTATTTGGCGGTCTAGAAAACGACCCCGTTCCCGGCTGGGTTTACTTTGTCAGCCTGCTGATCACGATTATCAGCTTGCTGTTTGTATTGGGCGTGGTGGGCATTATTGCGGATAACCTGCTCAGTGCCCGATTCAGCTTTCTTCAACGACGACCGCCGATGCCCAAGCAGGGTCATGTTGTAATGGTTGGGCTTGGGCGCGTTGGCCAGCAGGTGGCAACCTGGCTTCAGACGTTTCGCCAGCCCTTCATCGTGTTGACCGATGTGGCGGACAATCTGGCGCTCTTTCCAAAAATCCCAATCATTGTGGGGAACCCGATTCAACAGATCCACCACGCCAATATTGAAACTGCCAAAAGCCTGGTCGTCGTCACAGACGACCAAATCTTGAATCTGGAAGTGGCGCTCACGGCGCGAGAACTGACCCGCCAGCAAAAGCAGCCACTACAGTTGGTGATTCGTTCGTATAATCAGCGGTTTAGCACTAGCTTGGCGACGCTGATCCCCAATGCTCGGGTGATGGCCGTTTCGGCACTGGCCGCAGAGGCATTTGTGGGTTCGGCCTTTGGCGAAAATATCCTGAGCCTGTTTCGGCTTAATGAACAGACAATTTTGGTGACAGAATTTTTGGTAGAAGCAGGCGATACGCTGGTGGGTAAGCTGCTCTCGCAAGTATCCTACGGCTACGGCGTGGTGCCGATTTTTTATGAGCGCAACAGTGAACGGCGGATGCTCGACAACAGCGATAGCCTGATGCCGTCGGAAACCTGGATGCTGCAAGCGGGCGATCGCCTCATTGTCCTGTCTACCATCGACGGGCTGCGGCGCATCGAGCGCGGACAGATGCGGGCCCCGCGCCCCTGGCGGCTTAGCATGGGCAAGCCCCTCAACCAAGGCAATCTCAGCGAGATTGGCATTACGCTGCACCGCATCTCAGGGTTAAACCTAAAAACTGCCAACGCCTTTGCCCGAAATTTGCCTGGCACTATCTATGTGCAGCTTTACGACTATCCCGCCCATCACCTGCTGACCGAACTGCGAAAGCTTGCGCCGGACGTAACGCTAGTGCCAATTGAGGAGGCAGAGAAGGAGGCAGAGAAAAAGTAG
- a CDS encoding UPF0175 family protein → MSVELTIPDSVLKSMRLPEQHLEQVLLKELAIALYAQEMLSFAKAAELAGMESSEFSQVVGERGVSPRCSRVIMDGESVFVCSD, encoded by the coding sequence ATGAGTGTTGAACTGACGATTCCAGATTCTGTTCTCAAGTCGATGCGGTTGCCGGAGCAGCATCTTGAACAGGTGTTGCTCAAAGAGCTGGCGATCGCCCTCTACGCCCAAGAGATGCTGTCTTTTGCTAAGGCGGCAGAACTGGCTGGGATGGAGAGCAGCGAATTTAGCCAGGTCGTGGGTGAGCGCGGCGTTAGCCCCCGGTGCAGCCGCGTCATCATGGATGGCGAGAGCGTCTTTGTGTGTAGCGACTAA
- a CDS encoding peptidoglycan-binding domain-containing protein, whose product MDATSEFALFPDGGDRIELSRLYPWSQGALVAHLQELLGACGYRLRPDGDFGWITESAVRDFQRRNGLRVDGIVGDRTWALLLSRVKPGSRTMRLGYCGSDVRELQGLLQVYGYRVRRTDCFDHDTQDAVLAFQRSHHLDATGEVTPITWAVMCEGKTGQPPPTRSKWLLERGRWR is encoded by the coding sequence ATGGACGCGACATCGGAGTTTGCACTCTTCCCTGATGGTGGCGATCGCATCGAGCTGAGTCGTCTTTATCCCTGGAGCCAGGGGGCGTTGGTGGCCCACTTGCAGGAGCTTTTGGGTGCCTGCGGCTATCGACTCAGACCAGATGGAGATTTTGGCTGGATTACTGAGTCAGCGGTGCGAGATTTTCAGCGGCGCAACGGTCTGCGAGTGGATGGTATTGTAGGCGATCGCACTTGGGCGCTCCTGCTCTCGAGGGTGAAGCCAGGGTCGCGAACCATGCGATTAGGTTACTGTGGGTCAGACGTGAGGGAACTGCAAGGGCTGTTGCAGGTCTATGGCTATCGGGTTCGTCGCACAGACTGCTTTGACCATGACACCCAGGATGCTGTGTTAGCGTTTCAGCGATCGCACCATCTGGATGCGACAGGAGAGGTGACACCGATTACCTGGGCTGTGATGTGTGAGGGCAAAACCGGGCAGCCGCCCCCTACCCGAAGCAAGTGGCTTTTGGAGCGGGGGCGGTGGCGATAG